The Aythya fuligula isolate bAytFul2 chromosome 1, bAytFul2.pri, whole genome shotgun sequence nucleotide sequence GAAATAGCCTCTCCATATACGTTTTCTTCCAGCCTTCCCAGAGGAAGACCTCAGTAAACATTTACATGCAGAACCTGGCTGTTTCAGATCTCATGTTTGTGAGCACTTTGCCCTTTCGGGCCTCCTATTACCTGCTGGGATCGCATTGGATATTTGGCGATATTGCCTGCAGGATTATGACTTACGCCTTGTACGTGAACATGTATTGCAGCATTTACTTTCTCACCGTGCTCAGCGTGGTTCGTTTCACTGCCATTGTCTACCCGTTCAAGCGCTGGAAAGTAACCAACATGAAGTATGCCAAGATAACCTGCGCAATGATATGGGTCTTTGTTctggcagcctccagccctctgttttgcaaacaaattGCTGGGTACGATAAACAAGAGAAATGCTTGGACCTCCACCCTGAAAGCACAGATATTCTCCTCATGCTGAACAGCGTTGTCCTCGTTGTGGGCTTCACCCTGCCCTTTTGCACGATTATCATCTGCTATGTCTTTGCTATCAGGGCACTGCTCAAGTCCAGGACTCCTCAGCGCAGGAGGACGGTCTCTCACAAGAAGGCACTGTCAACCATCATCATCACtctcatcctcttcctcctgtgtTTCCTGCCCTACCACGTACTGCGGACAGTCCACCTGATGCTTGGCAGCTGGAGCCAGAACAACCTGTCCGTGCACAAAGCACTGGTGGTCACGCTCTGCCTTGCTGCCATGAACAGCTGCCTCGACCCTGTGCTCTACTACTTTGCTGCTGAAAATTTCAAAGCGAGAATCAGAAGTTTATACCGCAGGTAGCTGGGGCAGAACTGCAAAATCACACACGCACATTCCTGCTGGAGCATCTAGACTGAGTCCATGCTATTAAATGAAAGAGGCTGCATGACGCTGGCCACCCTGTAGCCACGCTGCTCCATGCCAGGCCTCTCTGGACCACATGTGTCTGGGAAAGACCTCACGGGGTTGGCCAAAACCAAGGCAGGAGCTCTGCGGTGTGTCTGGTCAGAGGTTAGGTGCCTGGGCATGATCCCTCGTCCACGTCTGTTGAGCGCTGTAGATGCAGATCTAGTGTCCACTTTCCCCATgacaagggaaggaaaggaatgtGCCTTGCTACTAGAGtccatttatttaatttcattatatcCAACCAGTGATTTAAAGGGAACACACTCACCTGAGTATCTTAGTGtctctttgctctccatttccctgCGTGTGTAGAGGTGCCTGTCTCAGGTGCTGTGTCACCCAACAGCTTTACACTCCCCTGCAAGGTCTCTTTACAAACACTGGCCAAAGGTTTACACATACTAGAAATGTAAAGTATCACTAATACTTTCTGCTGAAGCTGACTTTGTAAATAAGGCAAAGAACCAAATGGGAcccagtgctggcacagcctgTTTAGCAGGCATTACCACTTCCAAATTTTCCTCTCTGAGCTGGCCACTGAGgtattttgtttaacatttcaCTGATTATCAAGTGAGATTACGGTTTCCAGCAAACAGTGTGGGTACTGGGATGCTATGAATTATGACTATTGGCAGTGAGGGCAAGACATGGGCTGGCATGGAGCTGGAGGGCTGCAGGTTTGGCAGCTCATCCCCATGT carries:
- the CYSLTR2 gene encoding cysteinyl leukotriene receptor 2, whose amino-acid sequence is MNISEMVLYNNSDNSSFNSTIDAFKQAIYPVMYLFIFFLGTVGNSLSIYVFFQPSQRKTSVNIYMQNLAVSDLMFVSTLPFRASYYLLGSHWIFGDIACRIMTYALYVNMYCSIYFLTVLSVVRFTAIVYPFKRWKVTNMKYAKITCAMIWVFVLAASSPLFCKQIAGYDKQEKCLDLHPESTDILLMLNSVVLVVGFTLPFCTIIICYVFAIRALLKSRTPQRRRTVSHKKALSTIIITLILFLLCFLPYHVLRTVHLMLGSWSQNNLSVHKALVVTLCLAAMNSCLDPVLYYFAAENFKARIRSLYRR